The following nucleotide sequence is from Psychroserpens sp. Hel_I_66.
GTTAAGTTTTATAAAAACAATGATGGCTTACCTGGAGAAGTCATGACCTACACGAATATCGTTTTTAGGGTTACCGAAAAAAATGGTGACGAATTTGAACTCGATGTTTCTGAGCACGATTTGTTCATTCCAGATAATGGGTTTTTCGTCTCGCTACAAGTTTTGGGCTACACAGATGACAAAGGGAAGTTACTACCTAACAAAAAGTATAAAGAAATTAAAGGCAGGTCAGGAACCGTTAAAATACCAACTAACTTTAGACCATTACTCCCTTTTACAAATGAAATAGATAGCCATAATACCTATATTAAACGTGTATTTATTAGTGGTAACAATTGGGTTCAGTTTAAAAAAGGAAATGGAATAGAATCCAGTCTTTTAAAAACTGATCTCTATAATTATGGTGTTGGTCTAAATTATAATGAGTATCGAGATGAATAGCGCCTGGCATTTATATCTTATGGCTGCAGTTTACGTTTTTGCAGGTTTAATACATTTTGTAAAACCAAAAATGTACATGCGCATCATGCCAAAATATTTACCAAATCACAAAGCATTGGTCTATTTAAGTGGCATTGCGGAAGTTGTTTTAGGCCTAGCACTACTAATACCATCATTGAGAACCTTTGCAGTGTATGGTATCATTGCCATGCTCTTGATATTTTTATTGGTACATTTTTATATGCTCACTGGAAAAAAAGCATCTGCAGGCATCCCAAAATGGATTTTGATATTACGCATCCCATTACAGTTTGGATTAATATATTGGGCTTGGGTTTATGTTTAATCCTTTTATTTTCTTCGGAAATTTTAAAACTTCCACACCGTTTAGCTATTTTTTAAATTAAACTTTATGCCATTCTTACAACTTCACTTTGATTATTCCCCAAATAACCCTTAAATTGTTATAGTTAAACATTCACATCTTAATAGATATTTCTCTAAAAAATTATGGCATTTATTGACTATTATAAAATTTTAGATATTGATAAAAGTGCTTCCAATGCAGATATCAAAAAAGCTTACCGCAAACTTGCTCGAAAATACCACCCAGATTTAAATCCTAATGACAAAGAAGCAGAGGTGAAGTTTAAGCAAATCAATGAGGCTAACGAAGTTTTGAGCAATGCCGAAAATCGTAAAAAATACGATGCTTACGGTGAAAACTGGAAACATGGTGAAGCTTATGAGCAACAATCCCAGCACCAGAGAGCATCTCGACAACGACAACATTCACAATCTTCACAATTTGATGGGTTTGGAGATGGTGATTATTCAGATTTTTTTGAATCTATGTTTGGCGGAGGATTTTCAAACAGACGATCTTCAACACAATTTCGCGGACAAGATTTCAATGCCACTTTACAATTGAATTTAAAGGATGTCTTTACTTCCCAAAAACAGGTGTTAACCGTAAACGGAAATAACATTAGACTAACCATTCCCGCTGGTGTAACCAATGGTCAAATTATAAAAATAAAAGGAAAAGGTGGTGAAGGTATCAATGGTGGACCAAATGGTGATTTACTAATTCAGTTTGATATCATCAATGATACAGAATTTAGACGTGATGGTGAGCATTTATATAAGACCATTGATTTAGATCTATATAAAGCAGTATTGGGAGGAGACCTTACCGTTAATACTTTTGATGGCAAAGTAAAATTGAATATCAAACCACTTACCCAAAGTGGATCTCAAGTTAAATTAAAAGGAAAAGGTTTCCCTATTTATAAAAAAGATAGAGCATTTGGAGATTTATTTATAACTTATAATGTAAAGCTCCCAACCAAACTCAGCGATAAGGAAAAAGAACTTTTTGAAGAACTTGCAAAATTATAAAAGCTATGGAAGACAAAAATTATATCCCACTTCAAGACTTGTGCTCACATTATCAATTGGAAATCACTTTTTTTCAAGATTTGCAAAACCACGGTTTACTTGAAGTCACTACCATAAAAAAAACCTATTACATTCATGAAAATCACATTGCTAATGTTGAAAAAATGGTACGTTTACATAAAGATCTCAATTTGAATTATGAGGGTATAGATACTGTGTTTAACTTGCTTAACAAGATTGAAACTTTGCAGTTGGAGCTGAATACAGCAAAAAATCGATTGCGTAGATTTGAAGACTTCAAAATTTAAAAGTTTATGAATAAATTAATTATTGTATTAATTATAATCTTCGGAATTCAAATCCCAGGTTTTTCACAAAACAATGAAAATAAAGAATTTGGAGTAACAATTTTAAATATTGATAAATCCTATGAGTTTAAACCATACTCATCTACTTTAATTATTTTTAAAGGAAACACACATCTCATAAATAACTTTTTAGACTTAGAAAAACATATAAAAAGAACCTTTAGAAAAAAGTCCAAAAAACATAATTTAGAATTTAACTTTGAACTTAGTTCTGAAAAGTCTTATGGAGATGATCTAAAGAAAGTTCCTTCAAAAAAATATGACCCTATAGAATTTGATATCGTTTGTGAGATTTATCTCCTTGTTTCAGAAATAAAATCTTCGGCTATTAATAATATAGATGAAAGAAATCAAATTTATAATCTTTACGTCACTTTTAAAAATAATGTAGAAAAAACGACTATTACGGAAGTCGTATTAGAAGTAAAGAGTTTGGGAACTATTACAAGTCAGAATAAAAATATCGCAAAAGCAATTAGTGAAACCATTCTAAAATAAATTTCAAATTAAGGCGTAGAATTAGAAACCTGTAACACCTTCCCGTTGTAATACTTATTACCATTTAGAGCAAAATCCTGTATATACTTTGCCATTTCCAATGCAGTTGTTGGTGCTTGATAATCTGGGAATGCTTCTTTAAGCATTTCAGTTTGAACTGCACCTAATGCCAAAACATTAAATTGAGGCCCAGTTTCTTTATACTCCTCTGCAAGAAGTTCAGTAAGCGTGATCACTGCTCCCTTACTCGAGCTGTAAGCTGCCAGTCCAGGAAATTTCATACTGCCTTGAATTCCTCCCATCGAACTTATCGTGATGACGTGTCCATCTTTTTGCATAAAAGGAAGTACAATTCTTGTCATTTCAGCTACACCAAAAACATTAGTTTCATATATTTTTGCGAAGTCCTTA
It contains:
- a CDS encoding MauE/DoxX family redox-associated membrane protein, encoding MNSAWHLYLMAAVYVFAGLIHFVKPKMYMRIMPKYLPNHKALVYLSGIAEVVLGLALLIPSLRTFAVYGIIAMLLIFLLVHFYMLTGKKASAGIPKWILILRIPLQFGLIYWAWVYV
- a CDS encoding DnaJ C-terminal domain-containing protein, with amino-acid sequence MAFIDYYKILDIDKSASNADIKKAYRKLARKYHPDLNPNDKEAEVKFKQINEANEVLSNAENRKKYDAYGENWKHGEAYEQQSQHQRASRQRQHSQSSQFDGFGDGDYSDFFESMFGGGFSNRRSSTQFRGQDFNATLQLNLKDVFTSQKQVLTVNGNNIRLTIPAGVTNGQIIKIKGKGGEGINGGPNGDLLIQFDIINDTEFRRDGEHLYKTIDLDLYKAVLGGDLTVNTFDGKVKLNIKPLTQSGSQVKLKGKGFPIYKKDRAFGDLFITYNVKLPTKLSDKEKELFEELAKL
- a CDS encoding chaperone modulator CbpM, whose amino-acid sequence is MEDKNYIPLQDLCSHYQLEITFFQDLQNHGLLEVTTIKKTYYIHENHIANVEKMVRLHKDLNLNYEGIDTVFNLLNKIETLQLELNTAKNRLRRFEDFKI
- a CDS encoding SDR family NAD(P)-dependent oxidoreductase; this translates as MKSKNIIITGTSRGIGFELVHLFANQGHNVLALSRNAKPVSNLNFDNISSFAFDLCEVNDYEKVEQFIKDEFKHVDILINNAGMLVNKPFGETTFKDFAKIYETNVFGVAEMTRIVLPFMQKDGHVITISSMGGIQGSMKFPGLAAYSSSKGAVITLTELLAEEYKETGPQFNVLALGAVQTEMLKEAFPDYQAPTTALEMAKYIQDFALNGNKYYNGKVLQVSNSTP